From one Nodosilinea sp. FACHB-141 genomic stretch:
- the pstB gene encoding phosphate ABC transporter ATP-binding protein PstB, with product MTSQSVSPVATEAALRAKNVSVYYGSTLAVRDINLDIFKNEITAFIGPSGCGKSTLLRCFNRTNDLIRGARVEGKAMFHGTDLYAKDIDPVYVRRRIGMVFQKPNPFTKSIYENIAFAARINGYKGDMDELVENSLRRAALWDEVKDKLKQSGLSLSGGQQQRLCIARTIAIEPEVILMDEPCSALDPISTLQIEELMKELETRYTIVIVTHNMQQASRISDKTAFFNAEATESGNKVGYLVEYGDTEKIFNDPSEQATQDYVSGRFG from the coding sequence ATGACTTCACAATCTGTCAGCCCAGTTGCCACTGAGGCTGCCTTGCGGGCTAAGAACGTCAGTGTGTACTACGGATCAACCCTAGCGGTACGGGATATCAACCTTGATATCTTTAAGAATGAGATCACCGCTTTTATTGGTCCATCGGGCTGTGGAAAGAGCACTCTTCTGCGCTGCTTCAACCGCACCAATGACCTCATTCGCGGAGCGCGGGTTGAGGGCAAGGCGATGTTCCATGGCACCGATCTATACGCCAAAGATATTGACCCGGTTTATGTGCGTCGCCGCATTGGCATGGTGTTTCAAAAACCCAATCCATTTACCAAGTCGATCTACGAAAATATTGCCTTTGCCGCTCGCATCAACGGCTACAAGGGCGATATGGATGAGCTCGTTGAGAACTCTCTCCGGCGGGCTGCCCTATGGGACGAGGTCAAAGACAAGCTCAAGCAAAGTGGCCTTTCTCTGTCGGGCGGCCAGCAGCAGCGCCTCTGCATTGCCCGCACGATCGCCATTGAGCCCGAAGTGATTTTGATGGATGAGCCCTGCTCCGCCCTTGACCCGATCTCGACCCTCCAGATCGAAGAGCTAATGAAGGAGCTAGAGACGCGCTATACCATCGTCATCGTTACCCACAACATGCAGCAGGCGTCGCGAATTTCCGACAAAACAGCGTTCTTTAACGCCGAGGCGACCGAGTCTGGCAACAAGGTCGGCTATCTGGTGGAATACGGGGATACTGAGAAAATTTTCAATGACCCAAGCGAACAGGCGACCCAAGACTACGTATCGGGTCGATTTGGTTGA
- the psaC gene encoding photosystem I iron-sulfur center protein PsaC produces MSHSVKIYDTCIGCTQCVRACPTDVLEMVPWDGCKAGQIASSPRTEDCVGCKRCETACPTDFLSIRVYLGAETTRSMGLAY; encoded by the coding sequence ATGTCCCATTCTGTCAAAATTTACGATACCTGTATTGGCTGCACTCAGTGCGTGCGCGCCTGCCCCACTGACGTTCTAGAAATGGTGCCCTGGGATGGCTGCAAGGCCGGGCAAATTGCCTCCTCTCCCCGCACCGAAGACTGCGTGGGCTGCAAGCGTTGTGAAACCGCCTGCCCCACCGACTTTCTGAGCATTCGAGTTTATCTGGGTGCTGAAACCACCCGCAGCATGGGTCTGGCCTACTAG
- a CDS encoding MarR family winged helix-turn-helix transcriptional regulator: protein MFSSSPHADFLDQWRFALAPYNLGYKVKLVSQLMYRDFLERLEPYGLTPFHYLVLCCLWEEDGLSTSGIADKLKQLGATLTGVVDRMEDRHLVYRERDPSDRRIIRIWLTDEGRKLMDILPAIGAETIQRATAGVSEADQAAVTQLLEQIIHNLT, encoded by the coding sequence ATGTTCAGTTCCTCCCCCCATGCCGATTTCCTCGACCAGTGGCGCTTCGCCCTAGCTCCCTACAACCTGGGGTACAAGGTCAAGCTGGTATCCCAGCTCATGTATCGCGATTTTTTAGAGCGGCTAGAACCCTACGGCCTCACCCCCTTTCACTACCTGGTATTGTGCTGCCTGTGGGAAGAAGACGGCCTGTCAACCTCGGGCATTGCCGACAAACTCAAGCAGCTTGGGGCTACCCTCACTGGGGTTGTCGATCGCATGGAAGATCGGCACCTGGTGTATCGCGAGCGCGACCCTAGCGATCGCCGCATCATTCGCATCTGGCTCACTGACGAGGGCAGGAAGCTGATGGATATACTGCCCGCTATTGGCGCAGAGACTATTCAGCGCGCCACAGCCGGGGTCTCGGAGGCCGATCAGGCTGCCGTTACGCAGTTGCTGGAGCAAATTATTCATAACCTCACCTAA
- a CDS encoding rhodanese-like domain-containing protein translates to MTVSPNPAPYASLSVEALAQRLAEADDAVQLIDVREPSELELASLPGFANLPLSEFAEWSETIHSRFERDRDTIVLCHHGIRSAQMCGWLAQQGFTQLKNVTGGIDAYSLLVDRTVPRY, encoded by the coding sequence ATGACCGTTTCTCCCAACCCTGCCCCCTACGCATCCCTCAGCGTTGAGGCCCTGGCCCAGCGTCTAGCCGAGGCCGACGATGCAGTGCAGCTAATCGACGTCCGCGAACCCAGCGAACTTGAACTGGCCAGCCTGCCCGGTTTTGCTAACCTGCCCCTGAGCGAGTTTGCCGAGTGGTCAGAGACTATTCACAGCCGCTTTGAGCGCGATCGCGACACCATCGTGCTCTGCCACCACGGCATTCGCTCGGCCCAGATGTGCGGCTGGCTGGCCCAGCAGGGCTTTACCCAGCTCAAGAATGTAACCGGCGGCATCGACGCCTATTCCCTGCTGGTCGATCGCACCGTGCCCCGCTACTAG
- the secA gene encoding preprotein translocase subunit SecA — MLKNLLGDPNARKLKKYRPDVVEINLLEEEIQQLSDEALTAKTAEFKQRIEKGESLDDLLPEAFAVVREASKRVLGMRHFDVQLIGGMVLHDGQIAEMKTGEGKTLVATLPSYLNALSGKGAHVVTVNDYLARRDAEWMGQIHRFLGLTVGLIQQGMSPAERKLNYGCDITYGTNSEFGFDYLRDNMATAMEDVVQRPFNYCVIDEVDSILVDEARTPLIISGQVDRPGEKYNRAAEISRELHAEEHYEVDEKAHNVLLTDEGFIKAEELLGVQDLFDPKDPWAHYIFNAIKAKELFAKDVKYIVRNDEVIIVDEFTGRVMPGRRWSDGLHQAIEAKEHVEIQPETQTLASITYQNFFLLYPKLSGMTGTAKTEEAEFERIYKLEVTIIPTNRIAARRDLSDVVYKNEEAKWKAVAEECAEMHEAGRPVLVGTTSVEKSEVLSALLNERGVPHNLLNAKPENVERESEIVAQAGRSGAVTIATNMAGRGTDIILGGNADYMARLKVREYLMPRIVKPEDEDEFSVTAVPGTKGRAPAQGFAPGKKVKTWKASPDIFPIELSADTINELKATVDFAVTTYGDRSLTELQAEDKLAVAAEKAPTDDPVIQKLRDVYNRIRHEYEALTSAEHELVIQRGGLHVIGTERHESRRIDNQLRGRAGRQGDPGSTKFFLSLQDNLLRIFGGDRVAGLMNAFRVEEDMPIESGMLTRSLEGAQKKVETYYYDIRKQVFEYDEVMNNQRRAIYAERRRVLEGNELKEMVIGYAEQTMDDIVNAYINPELPPEEWKLPEMVGKVKEFVYLLADLTPEQLEDLSVGEIRTFLHEQARIAYDIKEAQVDQVKPGLMREAERFFILQQIDSLWRDHLQQMDALRETVGLRGYGQKDPLIEYKSEGYEVFLDMMTGIRRNVVYTLFQFQPQPQPQVKASQQVG, encoded by the coding sequence ATGCTAAAGAACCTCCTCGGTGACCCCAACGCGCGCAAGCTTAAGAAGTATCGTCCCGACGTGGTCGAGATCAACCTGCTGGAGGAAGAGATTCAGCAGCTCTCCGACGAAGCCCTAACGGCCAAAACCGCAGAGTTCAAACAGCGGATCGAAAAGGGCGAATCCTTAGACGACCTGTTGCCCGAAGCTTTTGCTGTTGTGCGCGAAGCCTCAAAACGGGTGCTGGGCATGCGCCACTTTGACGTGCAGCTGATTGGCGGCATGGTGCTCCACGATGGCCAGATTGCCGAGATGAAAACTGGGGAAGGCAAAACCCTAGTGGCAACCTTGCCTTCGTACCTCAATGCCCTGTCGGGTAAGGGGGCTCACGTAGTCACAGTGAACGACTACCTAGCCCGCCGCGACGCCGAGTGGATGGGGCAAATTCATCGCTTTTTGGGCCTCACCGTAGGGCTAATTCAGCAGGGCATGTCGCCCGCCGAGCGCAAGCTCAACTACGGCTGCGACATCACCTATGGCACCAACAGCGAGTTTGGCTTTGACTACCTGCGCGACAACATGGCCACCGCCATGGAAGACGTGGTGCAGCGCCCCTTTAACTACTGCGTCATCGACGAAGTTGACTCCATTCTGGTGGATGAGGCCCGCACGCCGCTGATTATTTCGGGCCAAGTCGATCGCCCCGGCGAGAAGTACAACCGCGCCGCCGAAATTAGCCGCGAGCTCCACGCCGAAGAGCACTACGAAGTCGACGAAAAAGCCCACAACGTGCTGCTCACCGACGAAGGCTTCATCAAGGCTGAAGAGCTGCTGGGCGTGCAGGATCTGTTTGACCCCAAAGATCCTTGGGCCCACTATATCTTCAACGCCATCAAGGCCAAGGAACTGTTTGCTAAGGACGTCAAGTACATCGTCCGCAACGACGAAGTCATTATTGTGGACGAGTTTACCGGGCGAGTCATGCCCGGTCGTCGCTGGAGCGATGGCCTGCACCAGGCGATTGAAGCTAAAGAGCATGTAGAAATTCAGCCTGAAACCCAGACACTGGCCAGCATTACCTACCAGAACTTCTTTCTGCTCTATCCCAAGCTGTCGGGCATGACCGGCACCGCCAAGACCGAAGAAGCCGAGTTTGAGCGCATCTATAAGCTTGAAGTCACAATCATCCCTACCAACCGCATCGCTGCTCGCCGCGACCTCTCCGATGTGGTCTACAAAAACGAAGAGGCCAAGTGGAAGGCCGTGGCCGAAGAGTGCGCCGAGATGCACGAGGCGGGACGCCCAGTACTGGTGGGCACCACCAGCGTAGAAAAATCGGAGGTGCTGTCGGCGCTGCTCAACGAGCGCGGCGTGCCCCACAACCTGCTTAACGCCAAACCCGAGAACGTGGAGCGCGAGTCGGAGATTGTTGCCCAGGCTGGGCGCAGCGGCGCGGTCACCATTGCCACCAACATGGCCGGGCGCGGCACCGACATTATCCTCGGCGGTAACGCCGACTATATGGCCCGACTCAAGGTGCGCGAGTACCTGATGCCCCGCATCGTCAAGCCTGAGGACGAAGATGAGTTTTCGGTGACGGCGGTGCCGGGCACCAAAGGCCGCGCCCCTGCCCAGGGCTTTGCCCCCGGCAAAAAGGTCAAAACCTGGAAGGCCTCGCCCGATATCTTCCCTATTGAGCTGTCGGCGGATACTATCAATGAGCTGAAGGCAACCGTCGACTTTGCCGTCACCACCTACGGCGATCGCAGCCTGACCGAGCTACAGGCCGAAGACAAGCTAGCCGTCGCCGCCGAAAAAGCCCCCACCGATGACCCCGTCATTCAAAAGCTGCGCGATGTGTACAACCGCATTCGCCACGAGTATGAAGCCCTAACCAGCGCCGAGCACGAGCTAGTGATTCAGCGAGGCGGCCTGCACGTGATTGGCACCGAGCGCCACGAGTCGCGTCGCATTGACAACCAACTGCGAGGCCGGGCGGGCCGCCAGGGCGACCCTGGCTCCACCAAATTTTTCTTGAGCCTGCAAGACAACCTGCTGCGGATCTTTGGCGGCGATCGCGTCGCCGGTCTGATGAACGCTTTCCGGGTCGAAGAGGATATGCCAATTGAGTCGGGCATGCTGACGCGATCGCTCGAAGGCGCCCAAAAGAAAGTCGAAACCTACTACTACGACATTCGTAAGCAGGTGTTTGAGTACGACGAGGTAATGAACAACCAGCGCCGCGCCATCTACGCCGAGCGCCGCCGCGTACTCGAAGGCAACGAACTCAAAGAAATGGTGATTGGCTACGCCGAGCAAACCATGGATGACATCGTCAACGCCTACATCAACCCCGAGCTGCCCCCCGAAGAGTGGAAGCTGCCAGAAATGGTGGGCAAAGTGAAGGAGTTTGTCTACCTGCTCGCCGACCTCACCCCCGAGCAGCTTGAAGACCTCTCTGTGGGCGAAATCCGCACCTTCCTCCACGAGCAGGCCCGCATTGCCTACGACATCAAGGAGGCCCAGGTTGACCAGGTTAAGCCGGGGCTGATGCGCGAGGCCGAGCGCTTCTTTATCCTTCAGCAGATCGACAGCCTCTGGCGCGACCACCTGCAGCAGATGGATGCCCTGCGGGAAACCGTGGGCCTGCGTGGCTATGGCCAAAAAGACCCGCTGATTGAGTACAAGAGCGAGGGCTACGAGGTCTTCCTCGACATGATGACGGGCATTCGCCGCAACGTGGTCTACACCCTCTTCCAGTTCCAGCCCCAGCCCCAGCCCCAGGTGAAGGCATCGCAGCAGGTGGGGTAG
- the speA gene encoding biosynthetic arginine decarboxylase, which produces MLQSSEAVTPPWTIEDSEELYRIHSWGEPYFSINADGHLTVSPRGDRGGSLDLLELVEAIKQRNLNLPLLIRFSDILEDRIERINACFAKAIARYKYSGVYRGVFPVKCNQQRQLLEDVVRYGKPYQFGLEAGSKPELLIALATLDTPGALLICNGYKDKDYIETAMLGQRLGQQPIIVIEQMNELEIAIEASQRLNIRPVLGLRAKLSTKGSGRWGISAGDRAKFGLTVPEILAVVDRLRHANMLDCLQLLHFHIGSQISAISVVKEALREASRIYVELAELGAGMRYLDVGGGLAVDYDGSKTTFYASKNYSTQNYANDVVAEVQEACRIKGIAVPTLVSESGRALVSHQSVLVFDVLGSSDAPSHEEVEMPGDDDHVILRELYEIYQNLTPNTVQELYNDAVQFKEEAISLFNFGYLSLSARARAERLFWACCRKALSVVSDADYIPEDIEELHQSMASIYYINLSVFQSMPDTWAIEQLFPILPIHRLDEEPSCRGTLADLTCDSDGKITTFIDLRDVKHVLELHSLKPDEPYYLGMFLGGAYQEIMGNLHNLFGDTNAVHIHMTPKGYQVEQVVKGDTMTEVLGYVQYDAEDMIENIRKRSERALQDSQITLEESQLLIQHYERSLSQYTYLT; this is translated from the coding sequence ATGCTGCAATCCTCAGAGGCTGTTACCCCCCCGTGGACCATCGAGGACAGCGAGGAACTCTACCGCATCCACAGCTGGGGAGAACCGTACTTCTCGATCAATGCTGACGGACATCTAACGGTGTCGCCTCGGGGCGATCGCGGTGGCTCACTCGATCTGTTGGAGCTGGTAGAGGCCATCAAACAGCGCAACCTCAACCTGCCCCTGCTGATTCGCTTTTCGGATATTCTTGAAGACCGCATTGAGCGCATTAACGCCTGCTTTGCCAAAGCGATCGCCCGCTACAAATACAGCGGTGTGTATCGGGGCGTGTTCCCGGTCAAATGCAACCAGCAGCGGCAGCTGCTCGAAGATGTGGTGCGTTATGGCAAGCCCTACCAGTTTGGCCTAGAGGCTGGGTCCAAGCCCGAGCTGCTGATTGCCCTAGCCACCCTCGACACTCCAGGCGCGCTGCTGATCTGCAATGGCTACAAAGACAAAGACTACATCGAGACCGCTATGCTGGGCCAGCGTCTCGGTCAGCAGCCGATCATCGTCATCGAGCAGATGAATGAGCTGGAGATTGCCATTGAGGCCAGCCAGCGGCTCAACATTCGCCCAGTGCTGGGGCTGCGGGCCAAGCTCAGCACCAAGGGCAGCGGCCGCTGGGGCATTTCGGCGGGCGATCGCGCCAAGTTCGGTCTGACTGTCCCGGAGATTCTGGCGGTGGTCGATCGCTTGCGCCATGCCAACATGCTCGACTGCCTCCAGCTCTTGCACTTCCACATTGGTTCCCAAATCTCAGCTATCAGCGTGGTCAAAGAGGCTTTGCGAGAGGCCAGCCGCATCTATGTCGAACTGGCAGAGCTGGGCGCGGGCATGCGCTATTTAGACGTGGGCGGTGGCCTGGCCGTTGACTACGACGGCTCTAAGACCACCTTCTACGCTTCCAAAAATTACAGCACCCAAAACTATGCTAACGACGTGGTGGCCGAGGTGCAGGAGGCCTGCCGCATCAAAGGGATAGCTGTCCCCACCTTGGTCAGCGAGAGCGGTCGGGCGCTGGTGTCTCACCAATCCGTGCTTGTCTTTGACGTGCTGGGCAGCAGCGATGCCCCCTCCCACGAAGAGGTGGAGATGCCCGGCGACGACGACCACGTGATTTTGCGCGAGCTTTACGAGATCTACCAAAACCTCACCCCCAACACTGTGCAGGAGCTCTACAACGACGCGGTGCAGTTCAAGGAAGAGGCGATTAGCCTGTTCAACTTTGGCTATCTCAGCCTGTCGGCGCGGGCGCGGGCCGAGCGGCTGTTTTGGGCCTGCTGCCGCAAGGCCCTGTCGGTGGTCAGCGATGCCGATTACATTCCCGAAGACATCGAGGAGCTGCACCAGAGCATGGCCTCGATCTACTACATCAACCTGTCGGTGTTTCAGTCGATGCCAGATACTTGGGCGATCGAGCAGCTGTTCCCGATCTTGCCCATCCACCGGCTCGACGAAGAGCCGAGTTGTCGGGGTACTCTGGCCGACCTCACCTGCGATAGCGACGGCAAAATTACCACGTTTATCGATCTGCGCGACGTGAAGCACGTGCTGGAGCTGCACTCGCTGAAGCCCGACGAGCCCTATTACCTGGGCATGTTCTTAGGCGGGGCCTACCAAGAGATTATGGGCAACCTGCACAACCTGTTTGGCGACACTAATGCGGTGCACATTCACATGACCCCCAAGGGCTATCAGGTGGAGCAGGTGGTCAAGGGCGACACCATGACCGAGGTGCTGGGCTACGTACAGTACGACGCCGAAGACATGATTGAGAATATTCGCAAGCGATCGGAGCGGGCGCTGCAAGATAGCCAGATCACCTTGGAGGAGTCGCAGCTGTTGATTCAGCACTACGAGCGCAGCCTCAGCCAGTACACCTACCTGACCTAA
- a CDS encoding NACHT domain-containing NTPase → MVTTFLRSLLPGPPTVASLKTLAQAADRQIAARRAGLPLVTPRRDISMNYRVWGLKFGSQDNEVLTSVGAIADRFQRDGIDGRLLILGEEGVGKTHTLLAVGELLAKRSGPVPVLVDVSAWTGETMRDWLMVSLWRDYRVAKSDASYWIDNAQLTLLIDGFDHLPTAQKRKCAAAVETLLRSNPNQTALLCCRRQVLESSGLTFDQFNGGINIIPLAAQQVKDYVVAQNRPELWPVIKGSKLLQQLARLPLVLNLLVAMPNLAVPPLRSRADLIKRYLDEELAKAKGNSAQHRATLGWLAEQLSQRPRTFYLDDLDRSWLPEPRQLLYRLLVGLAIALIMGLVGGNLLLGVALGLMASQIDLESFPYVRLGVAIAPMGRIISLALTCGGLALVLGLGLGSVAALVLSPFGLGVVGFGGAGAVGAVLGWSLGLVGLLQGGVPGAAQIRQTPNQDVTLALRNTVVLVAVLGAILGLLLVLPAAVSAQPPLMLLPLSRIRLIVGCLVILALWLSFSLQHGLVRLLLGGKQGLPQAARPWLETMVTAGLLRRVGGGYSFGHEELRQAMVEDQL, encoded by the coding sequence ATGGTGACGACTTTTCTGCGATCGCTGCTCCCTGGACCGCCGACGGTGGCCAGCCTCAAGACCCTGGCCCAGGCAGCCGATCGCCAGATCGCAGCCCGGCGGGCAGGGTTGCCGCTGGTCACGCCGCGCCGCGATATTTCTATGAACTATCGGGTGTGGGGGCTGAAGTTTGGCAGCCAAGACAACGAGGTGCTGACCTCGGTAGGGGCGATCGCCGACCGGTTTCAGCGCGACGGCATCGACGGTCGCCTGCTGATTTTGGGCGAGGAGGGGGTCGGCAAAACCCACACCCTGCTGGCGGTAGGCGAACTACTGGCGAAGCGCAGCGGGCCGGTGCCGGTGCTGGTGGATGTCTCAGCCTGGACTGGAGAAACCATGCGCGATTGGCTGATGGTTAGCCTATGGCGCGATTACCGGGTAGCAAAATCCGACGCCAGCTACTGGATTGACAATGCCCAGCTCACGCTGCTAATCGATGGGTTTGACCACCTGCCCACCGCCCAAAAGCGCAAATGCGCCGCTGCGGTTGAAACCCTGCTGCGCAGCAACCCTAACCAAACCGCCCTGCTCTGCTGCCGTCGCCAGGTGCTGGAGTCGTCAGGGCTCACTTTTGACCAGTTCAACGGCGGCATCAACATCATTCCTCTAGCGGCCCAGCAGGTCAAAGACTACGTGGTGGCCCAGAACCGGCCCGAGCTGTGGCCGGTGATCAAGGGCAGCAAGCTGCTTCAGCAGTTGGCCAGGCTGCCCCTGGTGCTAAACCTGCTGGTGGCGATGCCCAATCTGGCGGTGCCTCCCCTGCGCAGTCGGGCCGACCTAATCAAGCGGTATCTGGATGAGGAATTGGCTAAGGCAAAGGGCAATTCAGCTCAGCACCGAGCCACTTTGGGATGGCTGGCCGAGCAGCTCAGCCAGCGCCCTCGTACCTTTTATTTGGATGACCTAGATCGGAGCTGGCTGCCCGAGCCACGCCAGTTGCTCTACCGGCTGCTAGTGGGGCTAGCGATCGCCCTGATCATGGGACTGGTGGGCGGCAACCTACTGCTGGGAGTGGCCCTGGGGCTGATGGCCTCGCAGATCGATCTGGAGAGTTTTCCCTATGTGCGGCTGGGGGTGGCGATCGCTCCCATGGGTCGCATAATTTCCCTAGCGCTCACCTGCGGCGGGCTAGCCCTGGTGCTGGGTCTCGGGTTGGGCAGCGTGGCCGCCCTAGTGCTCAGCCCCTTTGGCCTTGGGGTAGTCGGGTTTGGCGGAGCCGGGGCCGTAGGTGCCGTGCTGGGCTGGAGCTTAGGTTTGGTCGGGCTGCTCCAGGGCGGGGTGCCTGGGGCGGCTCAAATTCGACAAACTCCCAATCAAGATGTGACACTGGCCTTGCGGAATACGGTGGTGCTGGTGGCAGTACTGGGCGCGATTTTGGGGCTACTGCTGGTACTACCTGCGGCCGTGAGCGCCCAGCCGCCGCTGATGCTGTTGCCCCTCAGCCGCATAAGGCTGATCGTGGGGTGTTTAGTGATTCTCGCCCTGTGGTTGTCCTTTAGCTTGCAGCACGGCCTGGTGCGGCTACTGTTGGGCGGTAAGCAAGGCCTGCCCCAAGCGGCACGCCCCTGGCTTGAGACCATGGTGACGGCCGGGCTGCTGCGGCGCGTCGGCGGTGGCTACAGCTTTGGCCACGAAGAATTGCGTCAGGCGATGGTCGAAGACCAGCTCTAG
- the pstA gene encoding phosphate ABC transporter permease PstA: MTPLSSQAKPLDTGWDIEEKQVLNALGRRQGIDQGFSLLALSAVIFSLFVLVVLLADVLIDGVPVLSWKFLTSFPSRKAETAGIVSALVGTIWVMVLVALVTFPIGVGAGIFLEEFVPDSWLARAIEINISNLAGVPSIIYGLLGLQVFVRILFPITQGRTVLAGALTLALLVLPIVIIATREALRAIPGSLRQAGFALGATRWQVIRSHIFPLALPGILTGVILALSRAIGETAPLITIGALTYIPFLPELSLRGLQSPFTVLPIQIFNWVSRPQADFHALAAGAIIVLMVILLLMNATAIYLRNRFQK; encoded by the coding sequence ATGACGCCCCTATCGTCTCAAGCAAAACCCCTCGATACCGGTTGGGATATTGAGGAGAAACAGGTTCTCAATGCCCTAGGCCGCCGCCAGGGTATTGATCAGGGGTTTTCATTGCTGGCCCTCTCAGCCGTCATTTTTTCGCTGTTTGTGCTGGTGGTACTGCTCGCTGACGTACTTATTGACGGTGTACCTGTTCTCAGCTGGAAGTTTCTCACTAGCTTTCCTTCTCGCAAAGCCGAGACAGCCGGTATTGTATCGGCCTTAGTAGGCACCATTTGGGTCATGGTGCTGGTGGCCCTGGTTACCTTCCCGATTGGCGTGGGAGCGGGCATTTTTCTCGAAGAGTTTGTGCCCGACAGCTGGCTGGCTCGGGCAATCGAAATCAACATTTCCAACCTGGCTGGCGTGCCCTCGATTATCTACGGGTTGCTGGGTCTCCAGGTTTTTGTGCGCATTCTGTTTCCAATTACCCAAGGCCGCACGGTTTTAGCAGGGGCGCTGACCCTAGCCCTGCTGGTGCTACCCATCGTGATTATTGCTACTCGCGAAGCTCTGAGGGCCATTCCAGGAAGTTTGCGGCAGGCGGGCTTTGCCCTGGGTGCTACCCGCTGGCAGGTGATTCGATCGCACATTTTCCCCCTAGCGCTGCCAGGTATTTTGACCGGGGTTATTTTGGCCCTGTCTCGGGCGATCGGCGAAACCGCTCCTCTAATCACCATCGGGGCCCTCACTTATATTCCCTTCTTGCCAGAGCTGTCTCTGCGAGGGTTACAGAGCCCGTTCACCGTATTGCCCATTCAAATTTTCAACTGGGTGTCTCGACCTCAAGCCGATTTCCATGCCTTAGCGGCAGGTGCCATCATCGTACTGATGGTAATTTTGTTACTGATGAATGCCACCGCCATCTATCTGCGGAATCGCTTTCAGAAGTAG
- a CDS encoding aspartate/glutamate racemase family protein, producing the protein MKTIGLIGGMSWESTLEYYRLLNRATQAQCGGLHSAKIIMFSVDFADLATLQHQGDWAEISDILVEAAQKLQMAGASMVLICTNTMHRVADAIEARISIPLLHIADVTATCVKAQGLQRIGLLGTRFTMEQGFYRDRLSSHQLEVLVPDATGREAVHQIIYDELCQGQFTPTSREAVLALCEQLVHAGAEGVILGCTELELLVGDATARVPLFPTTRIHAEAAVALALGTVET; encoded by the coding sequence ATGAAAACCATTGGCCTGATCGGCGGCATGAGCTGGGAGTCAACTCTAGAGTACTACCGCCTTCTCAACCGAGCTACGCAGGCGCAATGCGGGGGGCTACACTCCGCCAAGATCATTATGTTCTCGGTCGATTTCGCCGATCTAGCCACCCTTCAGCACCAAGGTGACTGGGCAGAGATTTCAGACATTTTGGTGGAGGCCGCCCAAAAGCTGCAAATGGCTGGAGCCAGTATGGTGCTGATCTGCACCAACACCATGCATCGGGTGGCCGATGCGATCGAGGCCCGCATCTCCATTCCCTTGCTGCACATTGCCGACGTGACCGCCACCTGTGTCAAAGCCCAGGGCCTGCAACGCATTGGCCTGCTTGGCACCCGGTTCACCATGGAGCAAGGCTTTTATCGCGATCGCCTCTCTAGCCACCAGTTAGAGGTACTGGTGCCCGATGCCACCGGGCGCGAGGCCGTTCACCAGATCATTTACGACGAGCTGTGCCAAGGACAGTTCACGCCTACCTCGCGTGAGGCTGTTTTGGCGCTCTGTGAGCAACTGGTCCACGCCGGGGCCGAAGGCGTGATACTGGGGTGTACGGAGCTAGAGCTGCTGGTCGGTGATGCCACAGCGAGGGTGCCCCTCTTTCCCACTACCCGCATCCACGCTGAAGCGGCTGTGGCGCTTGCTTTGGGAACAGTCGAAACCTGA